Proteins from a single region of Haloterrigena alkaliphila:
- a CDS encoding CDC48 family AAA ATPase — protein MNEVQLEVAKAYPNDSGRGIARLDPDTLLHLKLSPGDIIEIEGADTTAAKVWRADRQDWNTDTVRIDGFTRQNADVGIGERVTIRKAEATKADKLVLAPPEEASVQFGSDAAGMVKRQILKRPVVGRDIVPVMSSTNHPFMRSPGQAIPLIAVETEPEGVVLITEDTDVELREEPISGFEKTGGGITYEDIGGLQSEIQRVREMVELPMKHPQIFKKLGIEPPQGVLLHGPPGTGKTLLAKAVANETSASFFSIAGPEIISKYYGESEQQLREIFEDATEESPSIIFIDELDSIAPKREDVTGEVERRVVAQLLTMMDGLESRGQVIVIAATNRVDSVDPALRRPGRFDREIEIGVPDEVGREEILQIHTRGMPLSDDVDLSHLADETHGFVGADIESLTKEAAMKALRRYLPEIDLDEEDIPPSLIDRMIVKRQDFRGALNEVEPSAMREVLVELPKISWDDVGGLHTAKEQVQESVEWPLSNPERFDRLGVDPPAGVLLYGPPGTGKTLMAKAVANETNANFISVRGPQLLSKWVGESEKAIRQTFRKARQVSPTVIFFDELDALAPGRGGEVGSNVSERVVNQLLTELDGLEDMENVMVIGATNRPDMIDPALLRSGRFDRLVMIGEPDVDGRERILEIHTEDTPLAADVTLREIAEITDGYVGSDLESIAREAAIEALREDHEADIVEMRHFRQAMENVRPTITDDILDYYEQIEEEFQGGGSGGPGPTGRRDSRIGFQ, from the coding sequence ATGAACGAAGTTCAACTGGAGGTTGCGAAGGCGTACCCGAACGACTCGGGTCGTGGTATCGCCCGACTCGACCCGGACACGCTGTTGCATCTGAAGCTGAGTCCGGGCGACATCATCGAGATCGAAGGCGCGGACACGACCGCCGCGAAGGTGTGGCGCGCCGACCGGCAGGACTGGAACACCGACACCGTCCGCATCGACGGCTTCACCCGCCAGAACGCGGACGTCGGCATCGGTGAACGGGTGACGATCCGCAAGGCTGAGGCCACGAAGGCGGACAAGCTCGTGCTCGCACCCCCCGAGGAGGCGTCGGTGCAGTTCGGTTCCGACGCGGCAGGCATGGTGAAACGCCAGATCCTCAAACGGCCGGTCGTCGGTCGCGACATCGTCCCCGTGATGAGCTCGACGAATCATCCGTTCATGCGATCGCCGGGCCAGGCGATCCCACTCATAGCCGTCGAGACCGAACCGGAGGGCGTGGTCCTCATCACCGAGGACACCGACGTCGAACTTCGCGAGGAGCCGATCAGCGGCTTCGAGAAGACCGGCGGCGGCATCACCTACGAGGACATCGGCGGCCTCCAGAGCGAGATCCAGCGGGTCCGGGAGATGGTCGAACTCCCGATGAAGCACCCGCAGATCTTCAAGAAACTGGGAATCGAACCCCCGCAGGGCGTCCTCCTGCACGGGCCGCCGGGCACCGGGAAGACGCTGCTCGCGAAAGCCGTCGCCAACGAGACGTCCGCGAGTTTCTTCTCGATCGCGGGGCCGGAGATCATCTCGAAGTACTACGGCGAATCCGAACAGCAGTTACGGGAGATCTTCGAGGACGCGACCGAGGAGTCGCCGTCGATCATCTTTATCGACGAACTCGACTCCATCGCGCCCAAACGCGAGGACGTCACCGGCGAGGTCGAGCGCCGCGTCGTCGCGCAGCTGCTGACCATGATGGACGGTCTCGAGTCCCGCGGCCAGGTCATCGTCATCGCGGCGACCAACCGCGTGGACTCGGTCGACCCCGCTCTCCGACGGCCGGGTCGCTTCGACCGCGAGATCGAAATCGGCGTTCCGGACGAGGTGGGCCGCGAGGAGATCCTGCAGATCCACACCCGCGGCATGCCCCTCTCGGACGACGTCGACCTCTCGCATCTGGCCGACGAGACCCACGGCTTCGTCGGCGCCGACATCGAGAGCCTGACGAAGGAGGCCGCGATGAAGGCGCTGCGACGCTACTTGCCGGAGATCGATCTCGACGAGGAGGACATCCCGCCGAGCCTGATCGACCGAATGATCGTCAAGCGCCAGGACTTCCGCGGCGCCCTGAACGAGGTCGAACCCTCGGCGATGCGGGAGGTGCTCGTCGAGTTACCGAAGATCTCCTGGGACGACGTCGGCGGCCTCCACACCGCCAAGGAGCAGGTTCAGGAGTCCGTCGAGTGGCCGCTGTCGAACCCCGAGCGGTTCGACCGGCTGGGCGTCGATCCGCCGGCCGGCGTCTTGCTGTACGGGCCGCCCGGCACCGGGAAGACATTGATGGCGAAAGCCGTCGCCAACGAGACGAACGCGAACTTCATCTCGGTCCGGGGCCCGCAACTGCTCTCGAAGTGGGTCGGGGAATCGGAGAAGGCCATCCGGCAGACCTTCCGCAAGGCGCGGCAGGTCTCGCCGACGGTGATCTTCTTCGACGAACTCGACGCGCTCGCGCCGGGCCGGGGCGGTGAGGTCGGCTCGAACGTCTCCGAGCGGGTCGTCAACCAGCTGCTGACGGAACTGGACGGCTTAGAGGATATGGAAAACGTGATGGTCATCGGCGCGACCAACCGACCGGACATGATCGACCCCGCGCTGCTGCGATCGGGCCGATTCGATCGGCTGGTCATGATCGGCGAACCCGACGTCGACGGCCGCGAACGCATCCTCGAGATTCACACCGAGGACACGCCGCTGGCCGCCGATGTCACCCTCCGCGAGATCGCCGAGATCACGGACGGCTACGTCGGCAGCGACCTCGAGTCCATCGCCCGCGAGGCGGCCATCGAGGCCCTGCGCGAGGACCACGAGGCGGATATCGTCGAGATGCGCCACTTCCGGCAGGCCATGGAGAACGTCCGGCCGACGATCACCGACGACATCCTCGACTACTACGAGCAGATCGAAGAGGAGTTCCAGGGCGGCGGGTCGGGCGGTCCGGGTCCGACGGGTCGTCGGGACAGTCGGATCGGCTTCCAGTAA
- a CDS encoding DMT family transporter: protein MSRYRNLARFLALATAWGSAFVAISAGLEYFPPVLFAALRYDVAGMLMLAYAAYAVDDWLPRGRGEWSLVAVGAVLLIGAYHALLFVGQQHTTAAAAAIVVSLSPVLTAGFARLLVPSDALSPVGIVGLLIGLLGVGVIARPDPSNLLTADVVATLLVFGAAAAFALGSVLTRRIDATLPIEAMEAWSMIGGALLMHVISLALGEPIEPSTWTHPEAIGALAYLSLVASAVGFLLYFDLLERLGAVEINMVSYVAPIVAALVGWLYLSEVVDAPTALGFGLIAVGFVLVKRRALREEFGHALGRTSSE, encoded by the coding sequence ATGAGCCGGTATCGAAATCTCGCCCGCTTTCTGGCGCTCGCGACCGCCTGGGGGTCGGCGTTCGTCGCGATCAGCGCCGGGCTCGAGTACTTCCCGCCCGTGTTGTTCGCGGCGCTGCGCTACGACGTCGCGGGGATGCTGATGCTCGCCTACGCCGCGTACGCCGTCGACGACTGGCTGCCGCGGGGCCGCGGCGAGTGGTCGCTGGTCGCCGTCGGCGCCGTCCTGTTGATCGGGGCCTACCACGCGCTCCTCTTCGTCGGCCAGCAACACACGACGGCGGCCGCCGCCGCGATCGTCGTGAGCCTCTCGCCGGTCCTGACCGCCGGGTTCGCCCGCCTGCTCGTCCCGTCGGACGCGCTCTCGCCGGTCGGGATCGTCGGCCTCCTGATCGGACTGCTCGGCGTCGGCGTCATCGCACGGCCAGATCCGTCGAACCTGCTGACGGCCGACGTCGTGGCCACGCTGCTGGTCTTCGGCGCGGCGGCCGCGTTCGCGCTGGGGAGCGTGCTCACCCGCCGGATCGACGCGACGCTCCCGATCGAGGCCATGGAGGCGTGGTCGATGATCGGCGGTGCGCTCCTGATGCACGTCATCAGCCTCGCGCTGGGCGAGCCGATCGAGCCGTCGACCTGGACCCACCCCGAGGCGATCGGCGCGCTGGCCTATCTGTCGCTGGTCGCCAGCGCCGTCGGATTCCTGCTGTACTTCGACCTGCTCGAGCGCCTCGGCGCGGTCGAGATCAACATGGTCTCCTACGTCGCGCCGATCGTCGCCGCGCTGGTCGGCTGGCTCTACCTGAGTGAGGTCGTCGACGCGCCGACCGCCCTCGGGTTCGGCCTCATCGCGGTCGGCTTCGTCCTCGTCAAGCGACGGGCGCTGCGCGAGGAGTTCGGTCACGCGCTGGGTCGCACCTCGAGCGAGTGA
- a CDS encoding DUF7344 domain-containing protein, whose product MNDANASRMEAACSLLAESERRFLLYQLAEHRDANLEDVVTGIAAWELDVDPALIEKETRQRVYVSLVHNHLPRLADYGIIEYDLRSGDIVLGEGFDDIRPLLEQFKQTEAEPEIRQLPSL is encoded by the coding sequence ATGAACGACGCGAACGCCAGCCGGATGGAAGCCGCCTGTTCTCTCCTCGCCGAATCCGAGCGCCGATTTCTGCTCTACCAGCTCGCCGAACACCGCGACGCGAACCTCGAGGATGTCGTGACCGGCATCGCCGCCTGGGAACTCGACGTCGACCCGGCCCTGATCGAGAAGGAGACCAGACAGCGCGTCTACGTCTCGCTGGTCCACAACCACCTGCCGCGGCTGGCGGACTACGGCATCATCGAGTACGACCTGCGCAGCGGTGACATCGTCCTCGGCGAGGGGTTCGACGACATCAGGCCGCTGCTCGAGCAGTTCAAGCAGACCGAAGCGGAGCCCGAAATCCGTCAACTGCCGTCGCTGTGA